The following are from one region of the Meiothermus sp. Pnk-1 genome:
- a CDS encoding S41 family peptidase: MPPFNPPLGRLLLAVGLALSLAARAAPTSGSLAQALFDQGTFFLGFYYNGPAQLPSFRELRRLYQPQLDQACAPDKDRCGYEPARRVLEEILQKLGDPFTRFVSARELEDARRYEQGLGPAAPRIGVWVRETPKGLVVVESFPGEPAFEAGLRRGDLVTELAGQPATLARLEELETGSGSPFTLTYSRQGTLRRASLAARVAQQTMQPRYELLGKVAYLKVYHFYSSPQFSVAERIYEAARRAESAGAKGMILDLRDALTGYDVEALLAAGAFISKFGFIYDQRFQGLDETVTLENGQVFSQREGQGRELERAVPNPYQAKLPLVVLVNRYTVNSAEMLAYFLQAAGRAKVIGEPTAGALGVSGDAEGPLISGDFISVSSLRMRALDQTPFPLKVTPDVLLPEDLEALSQGRDLALEKALELLK, encoded by the coding sequence ATGCCGCCGTTCAACCCCCCGCTGGGTAGGTTGCTGCTCGCCGTTGGGCTAGCTCTTTCCCTTGCCGCCCGAGCGGCTCCTACCTCAGGGTCTTTGGCCCAAGCGCTGTTCGACCAGGGAACTTTTTTCCTGGGCTTTTACTATAACGGCCCGGCCCAGCTGCCTTCGTTTCGCGAGCTGCGCCGCCTCTACCAGCCCCAGCTCGACCAGGCCTGCGCCCCCGATAAGGACCGTTGCGGCTACGAGCCGGCCCGCCGGGTGCTCGAGGAGATCCTCCAGAAGCTGGGCGACCCCTTTACCCGCTTCGTCAGCGCCCGCGAGCTCGAGGACGCCCGCCGCTACGAGCAGGGCCTGGGTCCGGCGGCCCCGCGCATCGGGGTATGGGTCCGTGAGACCCCCAAGGGGTTGGTGGTGGTGGAGTCCTTCCCCGGCGAACCGGCTTTCGAGGCGGGGTTGCGCCGGGGCGACCTCGTCACCGAGCTGGCTGGGCAGCCCGCCACTTTGGCCAGGCTGGAGGAGCTAGAGACGGGCAGCGGGAGCCCCTTCACCCTCACCTACAGCCGCCAAGGGACCCTCCGGAGGGCGAGCCTCGCCGCTCGGGTGGCCCAACAGACCATGCAGCCCCGCTACGAGCTGCTGGGCAAGGTGGCTTACCTGAAGGTTTACCACTTCTATAGCTCTCCCCAGTTCAGCGTGGCCGAGCGCATCTACGAGGCCGCCCGGCGGGCCGAAAGCGCGGGGGCCAAGGGGATGATCCTCGACCTGCGCGATGCGCTCACCGGCTACGACGTAGAAGCCCTGCTGGCGGCGGGGGCTTTTATCTCCAAGTTCGGCTTCATCTACGACCAGCGCTTTCAGGGCCTCGACGAGACCGTGACGCTCGAGAACGGCCAGGTGTTCAGCCAACGCGAGGGGCAAGGGCGCGAGCTGGAGCGGGCGGTCCCCAACCCCTACCAGGCCAAGCTCCCGCTGGTGGTGCTGGTGAACCGCTACACGGTGAACTCCGCGGAGATGCTGGCCTACTTCCTCCAGGCGGCGGGGCGGGCCAAGGTGATTGGGGAACCTACCGCCGGGGCTTTGGGGGTTTCGGGCGACGCCGAGGGGCCGCTCATCAGCGGAGATTTCATCTCGGTCTCGAGCCTCAGGATGCGGGCTTTAGACCAAACCCCTTTCCCCCTCAAGGTGACCCCGGATGTGCTGCTGCCGGAGGATCTGGAAGCCCTGAGCCAGGGGCGCGACCTGGCGTTGGAAAAAGCCCTCGAGCTGCTGAAGTAG
- a CDS encoding S41 family peptidase — MQRDLMRKTRRFGLALMAVFATLGWASPAQDLFDQASFYLEFYYYGPASADLHALTAKYQKSLDAACANQKESCPYDTAVGVIQRMVSELGDGHTYYQSPEALGRFRQTGRGQVPSGGLRIGVEHRSIPGSRDRLVVDVVEGSPADQAGLQYGDRIVALNGKALGEYASDDEVAQALSQLVQSGQPVRLTVLRGPQRQKLEVVVTGREINLARLPSLKMRPDGVAVLRIPDFLAEGQVGQRVHELVQQAQAAGARAMLLDLRGNSGGSAVEALISMAAFVDNPYVLFTDRYDVERNELVVQDGRITARDKSGAEVLRLSIPNPARWRGPLAVLVNGESASGAEYLASAIQFAKAGVVVGEPTAGVGNTTTRTFGLINGGGLNISYNRAFLPGGNPYPARVTPDIAAPDDLRALAETGHDLPTEKALVALLPRTQGGGF, encoded by the coding sequence ATGCAAAGGGATCTGATGCGCAAAACTCGCCGATTCGGCCTCGCCTTGATGGCGGTTTTCGCCACCTTGGGGTGGGCCAGCCCGGCCCAAGACCTCTTCGATCAGGCCAGCTTTTACCTCGAGTTCTACTACTACGGTCCGGCCAGCGCCGACCTGCACGCCCTCACCGCCAAGTACCAGAAGAGCTTGGATGCCGCCTGCGCCAACCAAAAGGAGAGCTGCCCCTACGACACCGCGGTGGGCGTGATCCAGCGCATGGTCAGTGAGCTGGGCGACGGCCATACCTACTACCAATCCCCGGAGGCGCTGGGGCGCTTCCGGCAAACTGGCCGTGGCCAGGTTCCTTCAGGGGGTTTACGGATCGGGGTGGAGCACCGGTCCATTCCTGGCTCGCGCGACCGGCTGGTGGTGGACGTGGTGGAGGGCAGCCCGGCGGACCAAGCCGGGCTGCAGTACGGCGACCGGATCGTGGCACTGAACGGTAAAGCCCTGGGCGAATACGCCAGCGACGACGAGGTCGCTCAGGCCCTCAGCCAGCTGGTCCAGAGCGGGCAGCCGGTGCGCCTCACGGTGCTGCGCGGCCCCCAGCGGCAGAAGCTCGAGGTTGTCGTGACCGGGCGCGAGATCAACCTGGCCCGGCTTCCCTCGCTCAAGATGCGCCCGGATGGGGTGGCGGTGCTGCGCATCCCCGACTTTCTGGCCGAGGGGCAGGTGGGGCAGCGGGTTCACGAGCTGGTGCAGCAGGCGCAGGCCGCCGGGGCGAGGGCTATGCTGCTCGATCTGCGTGGCAATAGCGGAGGCAGCGCGGTAGAGGCCCTCATCAGCATGGCGGCTTTCGTGGATAACCCCTATGTGCTTTTTACCGACCGCTACGACGTCGAGCGCAACGAGCTGGTGGTCCAAGATGGGCGGATCACCGCGCGCGACAAGAGCGGGGCCGAAGTGCTTCGCTTGAGCATTCCCAACCCGGCTCGCTGGAGGGGGCCTTTGGCGGTGCTGGTGAACGGCGAAAGCGCCTCCGGGGCGGAGTATCTGGCCTCTGCGATCCAGTTCGCCAAGGCTGGGGTAGTAGTTGGGGAGCCCACCGCCGGGGTAGGTAACACCACCACCCGCACCTTCGGCCTCATCAACGGGGGTGGGCTCAACATCTCCTACAACCGGGCCTTTCTGCCGGGGGGAAACCCTTACCCGGCCCGGGTCACGCCCGATATCGCGGCCCCCGACGACCTGCGCGCCCTGGCCGAAACCGGCCACGACCTGCCCACGGAAAAAGCCCTCGTGGCGTTGTTGCCCCGAACGCAGGGAGGGGGATTTTAG